The Myxococcales bacterium genomic sequence GGCTTTCGAAAAAGCGCTCGAGGTGGACGTCAACAGCTTGGCTGCGGCACAGGCGCTCGAGCCCCTCTACGAACAGGCAGGAGACGCGGCAAGGCTTGCCAACGTCCTCAAAGTCAGACTGTCTCACACCACAGATCGCGCCGAGCGCCAGTCGCGCATGCTCCGGATCGTTGAGCTTCTGGATGGTGCAGGCCGCAACAAGTCAGGCGCAGCGGAGATGGCCTTGCAAGCCTTCGTGGAAGGCCCTGACGCAGGCTGGACGCGGGAATGGTGCGAGCGCCTTGCAGGCGAGGTGGGCAACTGGGAAGCCCTGGCGGCTACCTACGAGGAGGGCCTTGCGCACGCGGAAGGCGAGACCGCGCTGGCCATTCTCCGAACGCTGGCGCGGGTGTACGAACGTGAGCTCGTGGACGCCGAGGCCGCCATCGTGCGTTTCAAGAGGGTGCTCGATCGTGCACCCGATGACGAAGAGGCCGTGGATGCCCTTCAGAGGCTCTTCATCGCGACGGAGCGCTACGAGGATCTTCTGGCCATTTACGACAAGAAGCTGGCACTGGCCCACTCGGACGAAGAGCGGCGCGAGGTGCGTTTCAAGCTGGCGAGCCTCTACGAGGACGAGGTCAAAGACGCAGGCAAGGCCATCGCCGCATACAAAGAGATCCTGAGAGAGGTCCCTGAGGATCGCCACGCCCTCCAGGCACTCGATCGTCTGTATACGGCCACCGCCAACTGGAAAGAGTTGGCGACGACGCTCGGAAAAGAGCTGTCACTTTCGCACGACGAAGCCGGATCTGCCGACCTCATCTACAAGCTGGGGAAGGTCAAGCAGCAGCATTTGGCCGACCCGTCGGGCGCGACGGAGGCCTTCACGCGCGCTTTGGCGCTTGCGCCGAGCCACGAGGGCGCGCGCGCCGCCATGGAGGCCTACCTCGAGGATCCTACCTTCCAACTGGTGGCGGTGGCCGCGCTCGAGCCCATCTACGAAAAATCGCAGGACCTCGAACGCATGGCTGAGGTCCAAAAGATCAAGCTTGCGCACGAGTCGGACAAGCTGGGACGTGTGAACCTGCTGTTGCGGATCGGCGCCTTGGAGTCGGCACTCGACCGCTCCGCAGAGGCCTTCTCGGCCTACTCGGACGCGTTCAAGGAAAACCCGGCCTCCGGCAAGGCCCGAGCAGCCCTGCAAGATTTGGCGGGGGTCCTCGATCGCTGGCCGACCTTCGCCGGTTTGTACGAGGACGCGTTGGCGTCCGGGGGGATCGAGCCCTCGCTCGAACGTGAGCTGCTCACGACGCTGGCTGAGACCTACGATACGCGTCTGGACCGATCGGACAAGGCCGTCGAGTGCCTGCAGCGCGCTCAGGAGATTGCCCCCGAGGACGCATCGGCGCTCGACTCTCTCATCAACCTCTACACCCGCACGGAACGCTGGCCGGAGTTGGTCGAGACTCTCAAGCGCAAGGCCGAACTGGTGACGGATGCCGGCGCCCGCGAGGACGTTCACGAGCGCATCGCGACCATCGCGGAGGAGATGATCGGCAACCACGGCGAGGCGATCGCGGCTTGGAAGGAAGTGCTGGCGGAGAACGACGCCAGCGTTCGCGCGCTACGCGCCCTCGACCGGCTCTACGTCTCCGAGGGGCTCGACACGGAGCTCGCTGACAACCTGCAACGCCAGCTCGACCTCAGCGGCGAGCCCGATGAGGTGGTCACCCTTCTGTCGCGGCTCGGTCATCTGCGAGAGCGTCGCTTGGGCGACCTCGCCGCCGCGGTCGAGACCTACCGCCGCCTGCTCGACATCGAGCCTGTGCACGCGGAGACCATCACCGCGCTCGAGCGCATTCTGCCCAACCCTTCGTTCGAGCAAACACTGGCGGAACTGCTCGAGCCCGTGTATCGGGCGCGTGGCGACTTCGCTTCGCTCGTGCGTGTGATCGAGATCCAGATCAAGCACCTCACCGATGGGGCACAACGCTTGGCGCGCCTACAGGAGGTGGCTACCTGCTACGAGGACGGACTCGATGACCCGATGAAAGCCTACGAGGCTTTGTCGCGTGCGCTCGGCGAAGACCCGTTGGATGCCGAGAGCCAGCGACGTATCGAGCGCTTGGCTCGGGTGCTTGGACGCTTCGAGGATCTGATTGGGCGTTACCGCAAGCTGGTGGGGGCGGTCTCCGAACCGGAGCTCAAACGGGAACTCCTCCACAAAGTAGCCCAACTCGCCTCCCAGGAGGTGGGACGTGATGACCTGGCCGCCCAGGCCTACCTCGAAGCGATCGAGGTAGCCCCTTCGGACCTGGAAGCGGCCAACGCGCTCGAAGCGATCTACACGCGGCTCGGTGACTACCGTCAGCTTGTCGAGCTGTACCGCAAGAAGATGGACATGGTGCCGAACCCACTAGAGCGCAAAGAGCTCGGGTACAAGGCCGCTCAGATCTATGAAGAGATCCTCGAGACACCCGAAGATGCGATCGGTGCGTTCAAGCAGATTCTTGCCGTCGACGATACCGACGTGGGCGCGCTCGACAACCTCGAACGCCTGTATCTCCGTCTCGAGCGCTGGACCGATCTCAAGGACGTCTACAGCCGCAAGGCGGAGCTGTCGCAAGACGCCGGCGATCGGAAACGAAACCTGTACGTGCTTGGACAGGTGTACGATCGCGAGCTCGGCGATGCAGAGCGTGCCATCGAGACCTATAGCTCGGTGCTCGACATCGACGCGAACGACTTCGACGCCGTGCAGGCCTTGGATCGCCTGTACGCAAAGACGGAGCGTTGGTATGACTTGCTGTCGGTTTTGGAGCGCCAGACCGAGCTTTCGCCCTCCAGCGCCGAGATCGTCTCGCTTCGCTACCGCATCGGAAATCTCTGGCGCGATCAGCTGGGAGATCTGACCCGGGCCGTGGAGGCCTACGGGCAAGTGCTGGCGGTCGACCCCATGCACGAGCAAACGCTCGCCGCGCTCGAAGACATGATGGCCGAGGGGCAAGAGCCCATCTTGGCCGCCCGGGTGCTCGAGCCCATCTACGAGGGAACGAGCGATTGGGACCGCGTGGTCCACGTCTACGAGGTCATGGTGGCGCATACGCAGGACGCCCCCGCGAAGCTCGAGCTCTTGTGGCAAATCGCCCGCATCCAGGAACGGCAGCTGAATGATTTCGACGCTGCGTTTGGGGCCTACGCGCGCGCGTTGGCCGTGGAGCCCGCGAACGCCGACACGGTAGCGCACCTCGACCGCTTGGCGCAGGTCACCGCGCGTTGGTCTGACATGGCCGCGCTGCTCGAAGGGCAACTCGACAACATTCAGGAAACGCGTTTGCAAGTGGAGACCCTCCTGCGTGTAGCGCGCATCTACGAAGAGGAGACCCGCGAAGACGACAAGGCCATCGAAGCCTACAAGCGGGTGGCGCACATCGAGCCCGAGCGCCGAGATGGACTCGACGCTCTCGACCGTCTCTACAGCAAAGCTCAGCGGTGGGAAGACCTGGCCGAGGTTCTTCGCAAAGAGATCCGCCTGGCCAACACGGAAGAGGAGATCATTTCCTTCACGTTCCGCTTGGCGCAGGTGCTCGAGCTGGCGCTCATCGACATCCCTGGTGCCGTCGAGTGCTATCAGGACATTCTCAATGCCGATCCCGCTCACCCGGAAACCCGGGCCGCGCTCGAGAATTTGCTACGCGCGGGTACCATGCAGGGCGAGATCGCCCAGATCCTCGAGCCGCTCTACCGGCTCGGAGAAGAGTGGGAAAAGCTGGTCGAGCTTTACCAGGCCGAGCTTCAGCGGCTGCAGGGTGCGGGAGAAGTTCTTTCGTCGGCCAAGGACGAGCGCGCCAACTTGCTCCGGCGCTTGGCCGATATCGCCGAAAACAAGCTCTATGACCAGGTCGGCGCTTTCGACTGGTGGTGCCGTTTAATGCTGGAGGATCCTGCCAACGAGCAAGCCTTCGAGGAACTGCTGCGTTTGGCGCGTATCACGCACCAGTGGGAGATGTACGTAGGAACCTTGACCGAGGCCGCTCAGCAGGCGGCGGAGCCGGACGTGCAGCGCCAGGTGCTCTTGCAGCTGGCCAGCACTTACGAGACCGAGCTGCAGAACCTGCAGTCGGCGGAAGAGGTGCTGCAGGTCGTTCTGCACGGCAACCCGCAAGATCCGCAGGCTCTCGAAGCACTCGATCGGATCTACGAGAACCAGGGCGCCTACGAGCAACTGGCAGACGTCCTGCGCCGGCGGCTGGCGGTGACCGACGATAGCCGTGAACTCGTCGCGCTCAATCTCCGGCTGGGCCGGGTTTTGGGAGAGGTGCTCGGCGATACCGGGGCCGCCATTGCGGCCTACGACCAGGTGCTGGAAGCCGAGTCGCGCTCGCCCGACGCGCTCGAAGCGCTGGAGGGGCTCTACCTGCGTGCAGAGCGCTGGAACGACCTCTACAAGGTTTACGAGAAGATGATCGACATTGCGCCGGGCGACCAGGCGCTCTCCGATTGTTATGCCCGAATGGCCACGATCACCGCGAAGGTGTTCGAGAACCGTGAACGCGCGGTGGAGCTGTGGCAGCGCGTCCTCGACCTGCGCGGGCCCGACCTGGTGGCGCTCACGAATCTCGCGGATCTTTACGAACTGGCGGGAGAGTGGCGCGAGCTGACCGATATCCTCGACAGCCAAATCCGGGTGTCGGATGATCCTGACGTCAAGATCCCGCTCTACAAACGGCTCGGGCGGATCTGGGGCGAACATTTGTCTCGGGAGCGCAATGCCCTCGAGTGTTGGCTGGCGGTCCTCGAACTCGATCCAGGTGACGTCGAGGCCTTGCGGGCTTTGGCGGCGAACTATCGCGCCACGGGCGCGTGGGAAGAGCTTTCCGATGCGCTTCGCCGGCTCATCAACCTGGGCCCGCAGGTGCTGGGCGAGGATGAACTCAAGTCCCTCTACGCTCAGCTCGGCGAGCTCGAGGGGCAGACCCTCATGCGAACGGACGCAGCCATCGACGCCTGGCGGCAGGTGCTGGCCATCGATCCGGAAGACTTCCAGGCGATGGCGGCCCTGGAGGCACTGTTCACGCAGGAAGCGCGTTGGGAGGAGTCCGTCGAGATCCTCGAACGCCGGGCAGCTGCCTTGGCGGAGCCCGCCGACAAGGTCGACGTGCTGATGCAGGCGGCGAACGTGTGGGCCGATAAAATCGGCGATGGCGGCGCCGCGGCCGATGTGTTCGAACGCATTCTGCAGATCGACCCCTCGAACCATTCAGCGTCTGTGGAGCTCGAGCAGCTCTACCGCCAGCGCCAAAACTGGGAGCCGCTGGTGGCGCTTCTCATCGACCGCGCCGAGTACTTGGCGGAGCAGCCCCGGGAGCGGCAAAACGTGCTGTGCACCGTGGCCGAGGTCTACGAGACCCATCTTGGCGATCCCGACAACGCCTTCCAGGTGTTGGGCATAGCGTTCGAGATCGACTACTCGAACGATCGGGTCGCGGCGGAGCTCGAGCGGTTGGCCACTCAGGCAGGTAAGTGGAACGAGCTCGTCGGCCAGTGGACCCAAGTGGCGCAGGCGGAGGAGGATCCCAAGACGGCCGCTGAACTCTGGGTGAAGATTGCCCGGTGGGGCGACTCGGCTCTCCAGAATACCGACTACGCCATTCAGACCGCAGGGTATGCGCTGCAACTCGACCCGAGCAACTCGGGCGCGATGAGTGCGCTCGAGGACTTCTATCGAAAGACGTCCCTTTGGCCCGAGCTCGTGGGTGTGCTGCAGCGACACGCCGAAGTGGAGGAAGATCCCGAAAAACGGGTCCTCACGTTGACGGCTCTGGCCGAGACCTACGAGGTCCAGATGGGAGACGTGCCACAGGCCACGTTGGCATACGAGCGGGCTTTGGCCGGGGACGAGCGTTGTTTGCCGGCCATCGAGGCCCTCGAACGCTTGCACCGCCGCACGAACGCGTGGGATCGCCTGGTGGACGTGCTGACGAAGAAGTCTCACGTGGTCGACGACGCAGACGAAGCGATGCGGCTGTCTCTGCAGGCCGGCCAGATCTGGGAGACGCGGCTCGGCGACGATCGGCGTGCAATCGGCGCCTACAAAGAGGTGCTCATCGCCGACGCTCGCAACATGGAGGCGTTGAACGCGCTCGAGCGCCTGTACCACAAGACAGGCCAAATCGAATCGCAGATGGACATCGTCGAGCAGAAGCTCGAGGTGGCCGACGACACCTCCGATCGGCTCACGCTCCTGCAACAGCTGGCGCAGATGTGGGAGACCGACTTCCGCAAGCGCGACCGCGCGATCGACTGCCTACAAAAGTGTCTGTTGGTCGATGAGACCCATGTCCAGGCCTACCGCGATCTCGAACGGCTCTTCCGGGCAGAGAAGAGATGGGAGGATCTGGTCGAGAACTACCGCCGTCACATCTTGGTTACAGCTGATCCGGCCGAGCGCGCGGATCTCTACTTCAAGATGGGCTCGGCGTACGAGACGGAGCTCAAGGACTACGATCGGGCGATCGAGGCCTACGACGACGTGGTCTCGTTCAACCCCGAGCACGTGGACGCCCTGTGGTCTCTCTCCAGGCTCTACGAGTTGACCGAGAACTGGGATCGCGCAGTCGACGTGATGACGCGGATCGCGGGTTCGGTTCAGGGTGACCAGCGGGTCGAGCTGAACTTCCGTCTGGGCAAGATCTACGACGAGCAGATGCGGATGCCCGAGGCCGCCGAGCAATGGCTCTCCGAGGCCCTCGCGCTGGAGCCGGCCCACCTGCCGAGCATGTTGGCCCTGCTCCACCTCTACAAGGGGCGCGGAGACCACCTGAAGGCGGCGCAGCTCATGGTGCGGGCCGAGCAGCAGACCCGCAACGTGCTCGAGAAGGCACGGTTGCTCTTCGAGGCCGGGCAACTTTACCGCAATGAGCTTGGCAACGAGGATCGCGCTGCAGAACTCTACGCTCAGGTCATCGAGCTGGATCCCGAGCATGCCGAAGCGGCAGAGCCCCTCTCGGAGTTCTATTTCGAGCGGAAGCAGTGGGCCCCTCTGGTTCCTCTTCTCGAGATGCTGGCGCGGAAGCGGGATCGCCGCTCCGCGCGTGAGCTTCATCCGACCTACTTCCGCCTGGCGAAGGCCTGCGCGGAACTGGGCCTCGACGAAAAGGCGCTCAAGCACTTCAAGCAGGCCTACGATCTCGATGCCACCCATCTTCCCACCCTGCTCGGGCGGGCGGATCTGCTCTACCGACGCGAGCAGTGGGACGATGCTTTCAAGCTCTACCAGTCGATCCTGGCCCATCACCGGGACGCCCAGGGTGACTACCAGCTGGTCGAGGTCTTCCACCGGATCGGTCGCATCAAACTCAAGCTGAGTGACCGAGCGAAGGCTATCAACATGTTCGAGAAGGCGCTCGAGGTTCAGCCGGGGCACAAGCCCACGCTGGAGGCGCTGGTCGAGATCTATACGGCGACGGGGGACTGGGAGGCCGTCATCAAACAAAAGCGCGGCTTGCTGGTGAACGCAACGAGCGACGCCGAGCGCCTGCAGTTCTTGCAGGAGATCATCGACATCTACCTCACCAAGGTCGACAACAAGCAAAAAGCGATCGCGGCTTACCTCGAGGCCCTCGAGATCGAGCCGAACTCGATGAGCTTGCTGCACAAGGTGCTGGCGCTCTTCTCCGAGACCAAGCAGTGGAAGAAGGCGGTGGAGACCACGCTCAAGATGGCCGAGCTCGAGAAGGACAGGACCTTCCGGGCGAAGTACCTCGAGGCGGCGGGCAACATCACCAACTACGAGCTGAACTCGCCTGACGAAGCCATTGAGTTTTACAATCAGTCGCTCGATGAGAATCCCGACGACCTCAAGGTCTTCGAGCGCATCGACCGCATCCTCACCAAGAAGAAGGATTGGAAGAACCAGGAGCGCGCCTACCGTCGCATGATCAAGCGGCTGGGTACGGAGGTGCCGGTCGAGAAGCGGCCTGTTCAGGTGGCGCTATGGAACTCGCTTGGCGAGATCTACCGCTCGCGCCTCAAGGACCTGCCGGCCGCCATGCAAGCGTTCGAGGTCTGCGTGGGGCTCGAGCCCGACAACCTCAGGCGGCGCGAGATCCTGGCCGAGCTGTACGCGGTCTCCGGCGTGGAACACGGCGAAAAGGCCGTTCGGGAGTACCGGTACATCATCAGCAAGGCCCCGGACATCACACAGACGGGACCCCAGCTGCAGCTGCTGTGGCGCACGTACTCGGACGCGCAGGCCTACGACAAGGCGTGGTGCGTGGCTCAGGCGCTTACGTTCTTGCGTCAGGCCGACGAGAACCAGGTCCGCTTCTTCGAGCAGTATCGAGGCAAGGGGCTTCAAAAGCCGCGCGTGCGTGTGACGGAGGAGATGTGGCGCCGCTTCATCTTCCACCGGGACGAGGACTGGTACCTGTCCCAAATCATGGGGCTCATCAGCGAAGCCGTGCTGAGCGCCAAGATGACCGACATGAAGGTCTACAATCTCAAGCGCAAAGACGCGCGAGACATGACGGTGGACTCTTTGCAGTTCAGCAAGGTGTTCAACACCGTGACGGCGGCCTTGAACATTCAGCCGCCCGCCGTATTCCTTCGCGAGGAAAACCCGGGCGATATGCAGCTCTACCCCCTCTACGACAAGCAGGGGCCGATGCTGGCCGTCGTCGTGGGTTCGGCGCTGCTCCAGGGACCGACGGCGAAAGAACTCGGGTACTTGCTGGGACGGAAGGCGGCGCTTCTGCGCTCCGATCACATGGTCCGGTGGCCCACGGTGGTCGAGCAGGTCTCACAGCTCAAGGCGTTCGTCATCGCGGCCATCAAGCGAATCCAACCGAACGTGCCGGTGCCTCCTGAACTTGCAGCAGTTCTTCCGAGCTACATGGAGATTCTGAACGGAATCTCCCCCGCTCGCCTCGAACACCTGGCAATGGTGGTGTCGCAGCTCCTGCAAGCCAAGGCCGACCTGAACACCACGAAGTGGGTCAAGGCTGTGGACTTCACGACCACGCGGGCAGGCTTTCTGACCTGCAACGACCTCGAGGTGGCCGTGCGGCTCGTGCAGGCGGAGCCCAT encodes the following:
- a CDS encoding tetratricopeptide repeat protein; the protein is MSQQTNGLPEDFPAEINEQVAAALAAEGESIDKAIDAWKKVVQSAPAAWAPRRELARVYKQAERWKNYADVLSESVDKAAWPSEEQKVSLLWEMVEVYRDRLKLNQKVISSFTQILTIQPENVAAVDALAEQYEAMNRWPDVISLMRKKVEVVESTEEKIALHLRVANLYLEKFSNQAEAIKAFEAVLDLDPGNRQALDYLKQMYEKRRDWDKLLKLQLSEIEQLSDASERVRRLLDVAKLASERLKRAPVSIELWEKVLAEAPDNAEALAELEKLYEREKNYERLAAILEQRVGLRLTDADPAQVLVKLATLYNDRLENNEKAIATWQKLLSIDPENRRAQDAVKKLYLTLKDWDALEQFYAAQNRWDEFVRVLERQAETEEAPARVTLALKIGALYRDRLERTDRAVRAFEKALEVDVNSLAAAQALEPLYEQAGDAARLANVLKVRLSHTTDRAERQSRMLRIVELLDGAGRNKSGAAEMALQAFVEGPDAGWTREWCERLAGEVGNWEALAATYEEGLAHAEGETALAILRTLARVYERELVDAEAAIVRFKRVLDRAPDDEEAVDALQRLFIATERYEDLLAIYDKKLALAHSDEERREVRFKLASLYEDEVKDAGKAIAAYKEILREVPEDRHALQALDRLYTATANWKELATTLGKELSLSHDEAGSADLIYKLGKVKQQHLADPSGATEAFTRALALAPSHEGARAAMEAYLEDPTFQLVAVAALEPIYEKSQDLERMAEVQKIKLAHESDKLGRVNLLLRIGALESALDRSAEAFSAYSDAFKENPASGKARAALQDLAGVLDRWPTFAGLYEDALASGGIEPSLERELLTTLAETYDTRLDRSDKAVECLQRAQEIAPEDASALDSLINLYTRTERWPELVETLKRKAELVTDAGAREDVHERIATIAEEMIGNHGEAIAAWKEVLAENDASVRALRALDRLYVSEGLDTELADNLQRQLDLSGEPDEVVTLLSRLGHLRERRLGDLAAAVETYRRLLDIEPVHAETITALERILPNPSFEQTLAELLEPVYRARGDFASLVRVIEIQIKHLTDGAQRLARLQEVATCYEDGLDDPMKAYEALSRALGEDPLDAESQRRIERLARVLGRFEDLIGRYRKLVGAVSEPELKRELLHKVAQLASQEVGRDDLAAQAYLEAIEVAPSDLEAANALEAIYTRLGDYRQLVELYRKKMDMVPNPLERKELGYKAAQIYEEILETPEDAIGAFKQILAVDDTDVGALDNLERLYLRLERWTDLKDVYSRKAELSQDAGDRKRNLYVLGQVYDRELGDAERAIETYSSVLDIDANDFDAVQALDRLYAKTERWYDLLSVLERQTELSPSSAEIVSLRYRIGNLWRDQLGDLTRAVEAYGQVLAVDPMHEQTLAALEDMMAEGQEPILAARVLEPIYEGTSDWDRVVHVYEVMVAHTQDAPAKLELLWQIARIQERQLNDFDAAFGAYARALAVEPANADTVAHLDRLAQVTARWSDMAALLEGQLDNIQETRLQVETLLRVARIYEEETREDDKAIEAYKRVAHIEPERRDGLDALDRLYSKAQRWEDLAEVLRKEIRLANTEEEIISFTFRLAQVLELALIDIPGAVECYQDILNADPAHPETRAALENLLRAGTMQGEIAQILEPLYRLGEEWEKLVELYQAELQRLQGAGEVLSSAKDERANLLRRLADIAENKLYDQVGAFDWWCRLMLEDPANEQAFEELLRLARITHQWEMYVGTLTEAAQQAAEPDVQRQVLLQLASTYETELQNLQSAEEVLQVVLHGNPQDPQALEALDRIYENQGAYEQLADVLRRRLAVTDDSRELVALNLRLGRVLGEVLGDTGAAIAAYDQVLEAESRSPDALEALEGLYLRAERWNDLYKVYEKMIDIAPGDQALSDCYARMATITAKVFENRERAVELWQRVLDLRGPDLVALTNLADLYELAGEWRELTDILDSQIRVSDDPDVKIPLYKRLGRIWGEHLSRERNALECWLAVLELDPGDVEALRALAANYRATGAWEELSDALRRLINLGPQVLGEDELKSLYAQLGELEGQTLMRTDAAIDAWRQVLAIDPEDFQAMAALEALFTQEARWEESVEILERRAAALAEPADKVDVLMQAANVWADKIGDGGAAADVFERILQIDPSNHSASVELEQLYRQRQNWEPLVALLIDRAEYLAEQPRERQNVLCTVAEVYETHLGDPDNAFQVLGIAFEIDYSNDRVAAELERLATQAGKWNELVGQWTQVAQAEEDPKTAAELWVKIARWGDSALQNTDYAIQTAGYALQLDPSNSGAMSALEDFYRKTSLWPELVGVLQRHAEVEEDPEKRVLTLTALAETYEVQMGDVPQATLAYERALAGDERCLPAIEALERLHRRTNAWDRLVDVLTKKSHVVDDADEAMRLSLQAGQIWETRLGDDRRAIGAYKEVLIADARNMEALNALERLYHKTGQIESQMDIVEQKLEVADDTSDRLTLLQQLAQMWETDFRKRDRAIDCLQKCLLVDETHVQAYRDLERLFRAEKRWEDLVENYRRHILVTADPAERADLYFKMGSAYETELKDYDRAIEAYDDVVSFNPEHVDALWSLSRLYELTENWDRAVDVMTRIAGSVQGDQRVELNFRLGKIYDEQMRMPEAAEQWLSEALALEPAHLPSMLALLHLYKGRGDHLKAAQLMVRAEQQTRNVLEKARLLFEAGQLYRNELGNEDRAAELYAQVIELDPEHAEAAEPLSEFYFERKQWAPLVPLLEMLARKRDRRSARELHPTYFRLAKACAELGLDEKALKHFKQAYDLDATHLPTLLGRADLLYRREQWDDAFKLYQSILAHHRDAQGDYQLVEVFHRIGRIKLKLSDRAKAINMFEKALEVQPGHKPTLEALVEIYTATGDWEAVIKQKRGLLVNATSDAERLQFLQEIIDIYLTKVDNKQKAIAAYLEALEIEPNSMSLLHKVLALFSETKQWKKAVETTLKMAELEKDRTFRAKYLEAAGNITNYELNSPDEAIEFYNQSLDENPDDLKVFERIDRILTKKKDWKNQERAYRRMIKRLGTEVPVEKRPVQVALWNSLGEIYRSRLKDLPAAMQAFEVCVGLEPDNLRRREILAELYAVSGVEHGEKAVREYRYIISKAPDITQTGPQLQLLWRTYSDAQAYDKAWCVAQALTFLRQADENQVRFFEQYRGKGLQKPRVRVTEEMWRRFIFHRDEDWYLSQIMGLISEAVLSAKMTDMKVYNLKRKDARDMTVDSLQFSKVFNTVTAALNIQPPAVFLREENPGDMQLYPLYDKQGPMLAVVVGSALLQGPTAKELGYLLGRKAALLRSDHMVRWPTVVEQVSQLKAFVIAAIKRIQPNVPVPPELAAVLPSYMEILNGISPARLEHLAMVVSQLLQAKADLNTTKWVKAVDFTTTRAGFLTCNDLEVAVRLVQAEPMTIGMADPREKIRDLIEWSVSEEYFTLRQQIGFSIGS